In a genomic window of Amyelois transitella isolate CPQ chromosome 29, ilAmyTran1.1, whole genome shotgun sequence:
- the LOC106129507 gene encoding PTB domain-containing adapter protein ced-6 isoform X1, translating to MADGDVPLVASYRGSEVEYGTKVTRPNSRMSTLLFWQGKGKSNGAPNGRNWIHSADALVKGHVAYLVKFLGCTYVDQAKGIDVVKDAIKKLQFSQQLKKSETKDAAKCKKVEITISVDGVAIQEPRTNNILHQFPLHRISYCADDKGAKKYFSFVAKIPASNGSTNGHDDSQEKHQCFVFISTKLASEITLTIGQAFDLAYRRFLKDNSKYIEIEKLTLQNEKLELQVNEYKTRLQDLSKITYKDDLNAYLARQNLTDICEFKAPEELEKELLQFTICNKLTTMNGINPSLNTQGAGLKKMFESPAGSNSSNDENLLLSTPPPTHNGKTSGKNSNDFPSNKNPVVGTKLEGLLLNSDSDSDFDPRAYESEPVTRFAASSVENTASPTPPLLAPPPKSSKRQSPHSQPQQTTVQPTNGSDLFGSTPFIPNQIQPQNTSPFAQNTPNYDINYSDFNTSVFNTTSFTNGLTDPFDTQKNMNNIFANGYGGAFNGYGNLSEKQTVELDSSFNGFLDKTISEMKDGFSRGITFGNDDFSIDSMDPLKKN from the exons GATGTCCACGCTTCTGTTCTGGCAGGGCAAGGGCAAATCTAACGGCGCTCCCAATGGAAGAAACTGGATCCACTCCGCCGACGCCCTGGTCAAAGGACACGTCGCTTATCTTGTCAAG TTCCTCGGATGCACATACGTAGACCAAGCCAAAGGCATCGACGTGGTCAAAGACGCCATAAAGAAGTTACAGTTCTCTCAGCAATTGAAGAAGTCTGAGACGAAGGATGCTGCCAAGTGTAAGAAGGTGGAAATCACTATATCTGTGGACGGGGTCGCTATACAG gagcCAAGAACCAACAACATTCTGCACCAGTTCCCCCTCCACCGAATATCTTACTGCGCGGATGACAAAGGCGCGAAAAAATACTTCTCGTTCGTGGCGAAAATTCCCGCGTCAAATGGCAGCACTAACGGTCATGATGATTCACAAGAAAAACATCAATGTTTCGTCTTCATTTCTACCAAATTGGCGTCTGAAATCACTTTGACAATCGGACAAGCTTTCGATTTGGCTTACAG gCGATTCCTGAAAGACAACAGCAAGTACATAGAAATAGAGAAGTTAACACTGCAGAATGAGAAACTGGAGCTACAAGTAAATGAGTACAAAACCCGCTTACAG GATTTATCGAAGATAACGTACAAGGATGACTTGAACGCGTACCTTGCCCGGCAGAACCTAACAGATATCTGCGAATTCAAGGCACCAGAGGAATTGGAGAAAGAGCTTTTGCAATTCACGATATGCAACAAGTTAACTACAATGAACGGGATCAATCCTTCATTGAACA CGCAAGGGGCTGGTCTCAAGAAGATGTTCGAGTCGCCAGCCGGGTCCAACTCGAGCAATGATGAGAATCTACTGCTGtcgacgccgccgccgacgCATAATGGGAAGACTAGCGG GAAGAACTCAAACGATTTCCCATCTAACAAGAACCCAGTTGTGGGCACCAAACTGGAAGGTCTACTTCTCAATTCAGATTCTGACAGTG ATTTCGACCCGCGCGCGTACGAATCAGAGCCCGTCACTAGATTTGCGGCGTCCTCCGTCGAAAACACAGCGTCGCCTACACCTcctttat TGGCCCCCCCACCAAAATCGTCAAAACGCCAATCGCCACATAGCCAGCCGCAACAAACAACAGTTCAACCCACGAACGGGAGCGACTTATTCGGTTCAACCCCATTCATCCCCAACCAGATTCAACCCCAAAACACCAGTCCATTCGCCCAAAACACACCCAACTATGATATCAACTACAGCGATTTTAACACTTCAGTGTTCAACACAACTTCTTTCACTAACGGTTTGACCGACCCGTTCGATACGCAGAagaatatgaataatatattcGCTAACGGCTATGGTGGAGCGTTCAATGGATATGGAAACCTTAGTGAGAAGCAGACAGTCGAGTTGGACAGCAGTTTCAATGGGTTCCTAGATAAAACTATTTCGGAGATGAAG GATGGATTCAGCCGAGGGATCACCTTTGGAAACGATGATTTTTCAATAGACAGCATGGATCCCctgaagaaaaattaa
- the LOC106129507 gene encoding PTB domain-containing adapter protein ced-6 isoform X2: protein MADGDVPLVASYRGSEVEYGTKVTRPNSRMSTLLFWQGKGKSNGAPNGRNWIHSADALVKGHVAYLVKFLGCTYVDQAKGIDVVKDAIKKLQFSQQLKKSETKDAAKCKKVEITISVDGVAIQEPRTNNILHQFPLHRISYCADDKGAKKYFSFVAKIPASNGSTNGHDDSQEKHQCFVFISTKLASEITLTIGQAFDLAYRRFLKDNSKYIEIEKLTLQNEKLELQVNEYKTRLQDLSKITYKDDLNAYLARQNLTDICEFKAPEELEKELLQFTICNKLTTMNGINPSLNTQGAGLKKMFESPAGSNSSNDENLLLSTPPPTHNGKTSGKNSNDFPSNKNPVVGTKLEGLLLNSDSDSDFDPRAYESEPVTRFAASSVENTASPTPPLLAPPPKSSKRQSPHSQPQQTTVQPTNGSDLFGSTPFIPNQIQPQNTSPFAQNTPNYDINYSDFNTSVFNTTSFTNGLTDPFDTQKNMNNIFANGYGGAFNGYGNLSEKQTVELDSSFNGFLDKTISEMKHEDW from the exons GATGTCCACGCTTCTGTTCTGGCAGGGCAAGGGCAAATCTAACGGCGCTCCCAATGGAAGAAACTGGATCCACTCCGCCGACGCCCTGGTCAAAGGACACGTCGCTTATCTTGTCAAG TTCCTCGGATGCACATACGTAGACCAAGCCAAAGGCATCGACGTGGTCAAAGACGCCATAAAGAAGTTACAGTTCTCTCAGCAATTGAAGAAGTCTGAGACGAAGGATGCTGCCAAGTGTAAGAAGGTGGAAATCACTATATCTGTGGACGGGGTCGCTATACAG gagcCAAGAACCAACAACATTCTGCACCAGTTCCCCCTCCACCGAATATCTTACTGCGCGGATGACAAAGGCGCGAAAAAATACTTCTCGTTCGTGGCGAAAATTCCCGCGTCAAATGGCAGCACTAACGGTCATGATGATTCACAAGAAAAACATCAATGTTTCGTCTTCATTTCTACCAAATTGGCGTCTGAAATCACTTTGACAATCGGACAAGCTTTCGATTTGGCTTACAG gCGATTCCTGAAAGACAACAGCAAGTACATAGAAATAGAGAAGTTAACACTGCAGAATGAGAAACTGGAGCTACAAGTAAATGAGTACAAAACCCGCTTACAG GATTTATCGAAGATAACGTACAAGGATGACTTGAACGCGTACCTTGCCCGGCAGAACCTAACAGATATCTGCGAATTCAAGGCACCAGAGGAATTGGAGAAAGAGCTTTTGCAATTCACGATATGCAACAAGTTAACTACAATGAACGGGATCAATCCTTCATTGAACA CGCAAGGGGCTGGTCTCAAGAAGATGTTCGAGTCGCCAGCCGGGTCCAACTCGAGCAATGATGAGAATCTACTGCTGtcgacgccgccgccgacgCATAATGGGAAGACTAGCGG GAAGAACTCAAACGATTTCCCATCTAACAAGAACCCAGTTGTGGGCACCAAACTGGAAGGTCTACTTCTCAATTCAGATTCTGACAGTG ATTTCGACCCGCGCGCGTACGAATCAGAGCCCGTCACTAGATTTGCGGCGTCCTCCGTCGAAAACACAGCGTCGCCTACACCTcctttat TGGCCCCCCCACCAAAATCGTCAAAACGCCAATCGCCACATAGCCAGCCGCAACAAACAACAGTTCAACCCACGAACGGGAGCGACTTATTCGGTTCAACCCCATTCATCCCCAACCAGATTCAACCCCAAAACACCAGTCCATTCGCCCAAAACACACCCAACTATGATATCAACTACAGCGATTTTAACACTTCAGTGTTCAACACAACTTCTTTCACTAACGGTTTGACCGACCCGTTCGATACGCAGAagaatatgaataatatattcGCTAACGGCTATGGTGGAGCGTTCAATGGATATGGAAACCTTAGTGAGAAGCAGACAGTCGAGTTGGACAGCAGTTTCAATGGGTTCCTAGATAAAACTATTTCGGAGATGAAG CATGAAGATTGGTAA
- the LOC106129493 gene encoding uncharacterized protein LOC106129493 isoform X1: MEDDFETVEEAPKTPINFGAAVMQSLAKTIENMDLPTVLKKMVATNPEDEDSEEIRDKLKGVLDRFNSMSDEEKVAFTKQVKDGLVSKISAKLQDPNAINFGGIEEAIREAVISKLIMAGVVAFVLFLLIVFFGYKLYKSIKEKEKKKEEKKKAKQMKKKK, translated from the exons ATGGAGGACGATTTCGAAACGGTAGAGGAAGCGCCAAAAACGCCAATCAATTTTGGCGCGGCCGTTATGCAATCTCTAGCGAAAACCATTGAAAACATGGACTTACCCACCGTTCTAAAAAAGATGGTTGCCACAAATCCTGAGGACGAAGACTCTGAAGAGATTCGTGATAAACTCAAAGGAGTTTTAGATCGTTTCAACTCGATGAGTGACGAAGAAAAAGTTGCTTTTACGAAACAAGTAAAAGATGGGTTGGTCAGTAAAATTAGCGCCAAGCTACAAGATCCTAATGCAATCAATTTTGGTGGTATCGAAGAGGCTATAAGGGAAGCAGTTATATCTAAGCTGATTATGGCTGGAGTAGTGGCTTTTGTTCTATTCCTGCTAATTg TTTTCTTCGGCTACAAGCTGTACAAGTCGATAAAGgagaaagaaaagaagaaagagGAGAAGAAGAAGGCGAAAcagatgaagaagaagaaatga
- the LOC106129493 gene encoding uncharacterized protein LOC106129493 isoform X2 has translation MAGLDKADMEKLEDIINSEDPLEAKKKLIDILDSDELSEEVKGQLRSLLYGNAPFLGSSDRTTGTLVALALTAVVFLVIFFFGYKLYKSIKEKEKKKEEKKKAKQMKKKK, from the exons atggccGGCTTGGATAAAGCGGATATGGAGAAGTTGGAAGATATCATCAATTCTGAGGATCCTTTGGAAGCCAAGAAGAAGCTGATAGATATATTGGATTCGGATGAGTTGAGTGAAGAAGTTAAGGGGCAGTTGAGGTCGCTGTTGTACGGAAATGCACCTTTTTTGGGATCCTCGGATAGGACAACGGGAACGCTTGTAGCTCTGGCATTGACAGCAGTTGTATTTCTTGTTATAT TTTTCTTCGGCTACAAGCTGTACAAGTCGATAAAGgagaaagaaaagaagaaagagGAGAAGAAGAAGGCGAAAcagatgaagaagaagaaatga
- the LOC106129507 gene encoding PTB domain-containing adapter protein ced-6 isoform X3 yields the protein MSTLLFWQGKGKSNGAPNGRNWIHSADALVKGHVAYLVKFLGCTYVDQAKGIDVVKDAIKKLQFSQQLKKSETKDAAKCKKVEITISVDGVAIQEPRTNNILHQFPLHRISYCADDKGAKKYFSFVAKIPASNGSTNGHDDSQEKHQCFVFISTKLASEITLTIGQAFDLAYRRFLKDNSKYIEIEKLTLQNEKLELQVNEYKTRLQDLSKITYKDDLNAYLARQNLTDICEFKAPEELEKELLQFTICNKLTTMNGINPSLNTQGAGLKKMFESPAGSNSSNDENLLLSTPPPTHNGKTSGKNSNDFPSNKNPVVGTKLEGLLLNSDSDSDFDPRAYESEPVTRFAASSVENTASPTPPLLAPPPKSSKRQSPHSQPQQTTVQPTNGSDLFGSTPFIPNQIQPQNTSPFAQNTPNYDINYSDFNTSVFNTTSFTNGLTDPFDTQKNMNNIFANGYGGAFNGYGNLSEKQTVELDSSFNGFLDKTISEMKDGFSRGITFGNDDFSIDSMDPLKKN from the exons ATGTCCACGCTTCTGTTCTGGCAGGGCAAGGGCAAATCTAACGGCGCTCCCAATGGAAGAAACTGGATCCACTCCGCCGACGCCCTGGTCAAAGGACACGTCGCTTATCTTGTCAAG TTCCTCGGATGCACATACGTAGACCAAGCCAAAGGCATCGACGTGGTCAAAGACGCCATAAAGAAGTTACAGTTCTCTCAGCAATTGAAGAAGTCTGAGACGAAGGATGCTGCCAAGTGTAAGAAGGTGGAAATCACTATATCTGTGGACGGGGTCGCTATACAG gagcCAAGAACCAACAACATTCTGCACCAGTTCCCCCTCCACCGAATATCTTACTGCGCGGATGACAAAGGCGCGAAAAAATACTTCTCGTTCGTGGCGAAAATTCCCGCGTCAAATGGCAGCACTAACGGTCATGATGATTCACAAGAAAAACATCAATGTTTCGTCTTCATTTCTACCAAATTGGCGTCTGAAATCACTTTGACAATCGGACAAGCTTTCGATTTGGCTTACAG gCGATTCCTGAAAGACAACAGCAAGTACATAGAAATAGAGAAGTTAACACTGCAGAATGAGAAACTGGAGCTACAAGTAAATGAGTACAAAACCCGCTTACAG GATTTATCGAAGATAACGTACAAGGATGACTTGAACGCGTACCTTGCCCGGCAGAACCTAACAGATATCTGCGAATTCAAGGCACCAGAGGAATTGGAGAAAGAGCTTTTGCAATTCACGATATGCAACAAGTTAACTACAATGAACGGGATCAATCCTTCATTGAACA CGCAAGGGGCTGGTCTCAAGAAGATGTTCGAGTCGCCAGCCGGGTCCAACTCGAGCAATGATGAGAATCTACTGCTGtcgacgccgccgccgacgCATAATGGGAAGACTAGCGG GAAGAACTCAAACGATTTCCCATCTAACAAGAACCCAGTTGTGGGCACCAAACTGGAAGGTCTACTTCTCAATTCAGATTCTGACAGTG ATTTCGACCCGCGCGCGTACGAATCAGAGCCCGTCACTAGATTTGCGGCGTCCTCCGTCGAAAACACAGCGTCGCCTACACCTcctttat TGGCCCCCCCACCAAAATCGTCAAAACGCCAATCGCCACATAGCCAGCCGCAACAAACAACAGTTCAACCCACGAACGGGAGCGACTTATTCGGTTCAACCCCATTCATCCCCAACCAGATTCAACCCCAAAACACCAGTCCATTCGCCCAAAACACACCCAACTATGATATCAACTACAGCGATTTTAACACTTCAGTGTTCAACACAACTTCTTTCACTAACGGTTTGACCGACCCGTTCGATACGCAGAagaatatgaataatatattcGCTAACGGCTATGGTGGAGCGTTCAATGGATATGGAAACCTTAGTGAGAAGCAGACAGTCGAGTTGGACAGCAGTTTCAATGGGTTCCTAGATAAAACTATTTCGGAGATGAAG GATGGATTCAGCCGAGGGATCACCTTTGGAAACGATGATTTTTCAATAGACAGCATGGATCCCctgaagaaaaattaa